Proteins from a genomic interval of Candidatus Korarchaeum sp.:
- a CDS encoding GNAT family N-acetyltransferase, translated as MTPEFLGRVFLKEIGGKLRRIEVREVTDPEDMRKLIDVQVSAWGMQDRDEAVPSHVLKAASDNSGIVVAAFDMDTGEALAFAWGFLAMDERGLYHYSHQSAVVDEAKGSGLGFIIKQAQREAAMKRGLRRAKWTFDPLQALNTRFNLGKLGVVSWEYHVNYYGYMGDSINRGLRTDRLKAWWFLDSERVIRKARGELESPSYEDALAAGAEEVIEFDSEGKPCGFRKIDGDLVLVEIPRSIEEARAKNSVEIWRNCTAEAMIYYMERGYIDFEAVIDKRSGRVFHLLWRNSLDDILSGSSIKLQ; from the coding sequence ATGACTCCGGAGTTCTTAGGAAGGGTCTTCCTCAAGGAGATAGGAGGGAAGCTGAGGAGAATCGAGGTGAGAGAGGTAACTGATCCTGAGGATATGAGGAAACTAATTGATGTCCAAGTGTCCGCCTGGGGGATGCAGGACAGAGATGAGGCCGTCCCGTCGCATGTGCTAAAAGCGGCTTCAGATAACTCAGGTATAGTCGTAGCTGCCTTCGATATGGATACTGGAGAGGCTCTAGCATTCGCATGGGGCTTCCTCGCTATGGATGAGAGGGGTCTCTATCATTACTCCCATCAGAGCGCTGTCGTCGATGAGGCGAAGGGCTCTGGTCTGGGATTCATCATAAAGCAAGCTCAGAGGGAAGCAGCGATGAAGAGAGGTCTGAGAAGGGCTAAATGGACTTTCGATCCATTACAAGCATTGAACACGAGGTTCAACTTAGGGAAGCTGGGTGTCGTCAGCTGGGAGTACCACGTCAATTATTACGGTTACATGGGAGATTCAATAAACAGAGGGTTGAGGACGGACAGGTTGAAGGCTTGGTGGTTCCTCGATAGCGAGAGAGTGATTAGGAAAGCGAGAGGTGAGCTGGAATCACCGAGTTACGAGGACGCATTAGCGGCTGGTGCTGAAGAAGTAATCGAATTCGATTCTGAGGGGAAACCCTGCGGTTTCAGGAAAATAGATGGTGATCTAGTCCTAGTGGAGATCCCTAGGAGTATTGAAGAAGCTAGAGCTAAGAATTCAGTTGAGATTTGGAGGAATTGTACAGCGGAGGCGATGATATATTACATGGAGAGGGGATATATAGATTTCGAAGCTGTAATCGATAAGAGGAGCGGTAGAGTATTCCATTTGCTCTGGAGGAACTCTTTAGATGATATATTGAGCGGCTCCTCGATAAAACTTCAATGA
- the nuoB gene encoding NADH-quinone oxidoreductase subunit NuoB: MVCALEGSILIGNLERSARKAAAWLVNKRPIRDLRDWGIAFSLWPVHFTTACCGAEFAASAASKYDTERLGFLPFIGIRQCNLLFIEGTLSKKMAEAAIWVYEQMPEPKFVIGMGACAIDGGIFWNSYNIVRPMDILPVNVFIPGCPPRPEAVAQAIIMLQRKIRRGELVKYED, from the coding sequence ATGGTCTGCGCCCTAGAGGGCTCCATCTTGATAGGTAACTTAGAGAGATCCGCTAGGAAGGCAGCAGCTTGGCTCGTTAATAAGAGGCCCATAAGGGACCTCAGGGATTGGGGGATAGCTTTCTCACTCTGGCCCGTTCACTTCACGACAGCATGCTGCGGGGCTGAATTTGCAGCTTCAGCAGCGTCTAAGTACGATACTGAGAGGCTGGGATTCCTCCCATTCATAGGGATAAGGCAGTGCAACCTCCTCTTCATCGAGGGGACTCTGAGCAAGAAGATGGCTGAAGCTGCGATATGGGTTTACGAGCAGATGCCTGAGCCGAAGTTCGTCATCGGGATGGGGGCTTGTGCGATAGATGGGGGGATATTCTGGAATAGCTATAACATAGTGAGGCCCATGGACATACTACCGGTCAATGTCTTCATACCTGGATGCCCACCCAGGCCCGAGGCCGTCGCTCAAGCGATAATAATGCTCCAGAGGAAGATAAGGAGAGGGGAGCTGGTGAAGTATGAGGATTGA
- the dcd gene encoding dCTP deaminase, whose product MLLSDKAIRSLIEEGKLVIDPLYEDSIRENGVDMRIGPEIAFPIVRGEVIDPTKDDPSLHFTIRRFSDEGIIIPGNTSILLVTEEYIKMPDDVAALCGLRSSIARWGFIAAPTLVDAGFEGQLTIEVMWTRPAPVRLYRGIRFLHVVFFRTEEKVEKPYSGAYQGQRGVTLPKRLEK is encoded by the coding sequence ATGCTCCTCTCGGATAAGGCGATAAGGTCCCTCATAGAGGAGGGCAAGCTCGTAATAGATCCGCTATATGAAGATTCCATCAGAGAGAACGGTGTGGATATGAGGATAGGGCCTGAGATAGCTTTCCCTATTGTTAGAGGCGAGGTCATAGATCCGACTAAGGACGATCCATCGCTCCACTTCACAATCAGGAGGTTCTCAGATGAGGGGATAATAATACCGGGGAATACATCCATACTGTTAGTGACCGAAGAGTACATAAAGATGCCAGATGATGTCGCAGCCCTCTGCGGGTTGAGAAGCTCGATAGCTAGATGGGGCTTCATAGCGGCCCCTACTCTCGTAGATGCTGGTTTCGAGGGTCAATTAACGATAGAGGTCATGTGGACTAGGCCCGCTCCCGTGAGGCTCTATAGGGGTATAAGGTTCCTCCACGTAGTTTTCTTCAGAACGGAGGAAAAAGTTGAAAAGCCTTACTCTGGTGCGTATCAAGGGCAGAGAGGAGTCACACTTCCTAAGAGATTAGAAAAGTAA
- the ndhC gene encoding NADH-quinone oxidoreductase subunit A translates to MDITSTSQGLLVLVTFSIGLILGIGLGIIGIALGKIISPSRDFPKKRERYECANPPVGRARGLLMMQYYPFLLLFLTIEPIMIYSFLFLLESYKYPLSALLLFTGILGLMIPPLIFGLHSARRLELWSAP, encoded by the coding sequence ATGGATATAACATCTACTTCACAGGGGCTATTAGTGTTAGTGACATTCTCAATAGGCCTTATTTTAGGGATAGGTTTGGGAATCATAGGCATAGCTCTTGGGAAAATTATCTCACCATCTAGGGATTTCCCCAAGAAGAGGGAGAGGTATGAGTGCGCTAACCCTCCTGTAGGGAGGGCTAGAGGGTTATTGATGATGCAATATTATCCATTTCTCCTCCTCTTCCTCACTATAGAGCCCATAATGATATACTCATTCCTCTTCCTCTTGGAGAGCTATAAGTATCCCTTGAGTGCTCTCCTCCTCTTCACAGGGATCTTGGGACTGATGATCCCTCCGTTGATCTTCGGGTTGCACTCAGCGAGGAGGCTGGAACTATGGTCTGCGCCCTAG
- a CDS encoding YIP1 family protein has translation MAEVSDLEDTLYRVGKLLISPREAFYVHLAGKYSLSLPILVYLVISFSSSSLLVKSIARVLGIPRIGFLPEVILEFSGAIGVTISVSWLILYATLIHLIARIMGHLSGKWDEVLSALAFSSVPQSLTVFSMSLSYILSSYEFLLISLILVPLTYIWSLYILIEEVSLIYDSSIGRSILISFFGPFSFIIVSILLFSIIGIPGLIIPVVSMIVIYYWREMR, from the coding sequence GTGGCTGAAGTGAGCGATCTGGAGGATACCCTATATAGAGTTGGTAAACTGCTGATCTCCCCTAGGGAGGCATTCTACGTCCATTTAGCCGGGAAATATTCCCTCTCTCTCCCAATATTAGTGTATTTAGTCATTAGTTTCTCCTCATCCTCTCTATTAGTGAAGTCGATCGCGAGGGTCCTAGGGATACCTAGGATAGGATTCCTCCCTGAGGTGATTTTGGAGTTCTCAGGAGCGATAGGCGTCACTATCTCAGTTTCCTGGCTCATCTTATATGCCACATTGATACACTTAATCGCGAGGATAATGGGTCATCTGAGCGGTAAGTGGGATGAAGTTCTGAGCGCTTTAGCGTTCTCATCTGTGCCACAATCCCTCACAGTATTCTCGATGAGTCTATCTTATATACTCAGTAGCTACGAGTTCCTGTTGATCTCCCTAATCTTAGTACCCCTCACATACATATGGTCCCTCTACATATTGATCGAGGAAGTCTCACTGATATACGATTCTAGCATAGGCAGATCGATATTAATATCATTCTTTGGACCATTCTCATTCATAATAGTATCTATTCTCCTCTTCTCTATAATAGGTATACCCGGATTGATAATACCAGTGGTCTCTATGATCGTCATATATTACTGGAGGGAGATGAGATGA
- the asd gene encoding aspartate-semialdehyde dehydrogenase: MIGLKVAILGGTGAVGQRFVQLLNGHPWFEIEVITGKTSVGRKYGDAVNWILDSDIPEQVKDLVIVETELRNLRGVDLVFSSLPSGEASIEREIMNSGIPMVSNSSFLRMDPTVPLVIPEVNKDHLALLDIQRRAGVGPTATSPNCTTTMIVIPLKPLNDSYSLKRLDVASYQAISGAGYPGVPSYDIIDNLIPFIPEEEEKVERESKKILGKLVDGKVENANFNVQATCVRVPVLDGHTVAIHAEFEEEVDVEDAKRLLEGFDPGPDVRSLPSSPERVIIVREEGDRPQPRYDRLAGRGMSVSIGRIRRGVSKRSLLFISHGHNTIRGAAGGAILLAELMRSKGFI; this comes from the coding sequence GTGATCGGATTGAAGGTAGCGATCCTAGGAGGGACTGGTGCAGTGGGCCAGAGGTTCGTTCAACTTCTGAATGGCCATCCTTGGTTCGAGATAGAGGTCATAACGGGGAAGACCAGCGTGGGGAGGAAGTACGGGGATGCTGTCAACTGGATCTTAGATAGCGATATACCGGAGCAAGTTAAAGACCTAGTCATCGTGGAGACGGAATTGAGGAACTTGAGGGGAGTGGATCTGGTATTCTCATCCCTTCCCTCGGGAGAAGCCTCTATAGAGAGGGAAATAATGAACTCAGGGATTCCGATGGTCAGTAACTCCAGCTTCCTCAGGATGGACCCTACAGTGCCCTTAGTTATACCGGAGGTGAACAAGGACCATCTAGCGCTCTTAGATATTCAGAGAAGGGCCGGGGTTGGGCCCACGGCTACGAGTCCTAACTGCACGACGACTATGATAGTGATCCCCCTCAAGCCATTGAATGATTCTTACTCACTCAAGAGGCTGGATGTAGCTAGCTACCAAGCTATATCCGGCGCTGGTTATCCGGGGGTGCCTTCATACGATATCATCGATAACTTGATCCCCTTCATACCAGAGGAGGAGGAGAAAGTCGAGAGGGAATCCAAGAAGATATTAGGGAAGTTAGTCGATGGTAAAGTCGAGAACGCTAATTTCAATGTTCAAGCGACTTGCGTAAGAGTGCCTGTATTAGACGGGCATACGGTAGCTATACATGCTGAGTTCGAAGAGGAAGTGGACGTTGAAGATGCGAAGAGATTGCTTGAGGGATTCGATCCTGGTCCGGATGTCAGGAGCCTCCCGTCCTCTCCTGAGAGGGTGATAATAGTGAGGGAGGAGGGAGACAGGCCGCAGCCCAGGTACGATAGGCTAGCTGGTAGGGGTATGAGCGTCTCTATCGGGAGGATCAGGAGAGGGGTCAGTAAAAGGTCACTTCTCTTCATTTCACATGGGCATAACACGATAAGGGGTGCGGCCGGAGGTGCTATACTCTTAGCGGAGCTCATGCGCTCCAAGGGATTCATATAA
- a CDS encoding DNA-directed RNA polymerase subunit L, whose translation MEIEVVNVSRNEIRVLIRGETHTLLSPLVEELNSLDGVEFAGYDVPHPLKEESILFLRVREGLNPREVLKGAIRELIRKYEVIENSFIEELSSLKVDH comes from the coding sequence ATGGAGATTGAGGTAGTTAATGTCTCGAGAAATGAGATAAGAGTTCTCATAAGGGGAGAGACGCATACCCTACTGAGCCCCCTGGTTGAGGAGTTGAACTCCCTCGATGGAGTGGAGTTCGCCGGTTACGATGTCCCTCACCCACTCAAGGAAGAATCGATACTGTTCCTCAGGGTCAGGGAGGGCTTGAACCCGAGGGAAGTGCTGAAGGGAGCTATCAGGGAACTCATCAGGAAGTATGAGGTCATAGAGAATAGTTTCATTGAGGAGTTGAGTTCCCTTAAGGTCGATCATTGA
- a CDS encoding adenosylcobalamin-dependent ribonucleoside-diphosphate reductase translates to MRVTKVVKRDGRVVEFDSSRIRRAIEMAMREVGKFDEAILDKVVKYVLDVIDNTFSDERPPHVEEIQDIVELALMKYDLFEVAKAYIVYRKEREKIRKEKMAILGKDYVDDVDKRLSLNAVRLLATRYLQKGPDGKFLEDPKGLFIRIASLVVIPDILYDPLVFDKEGKQEVHPTEYFNPEEWAGKVGLGGGDPENHLAPPFVWNAHHLERMKALYDELNSQGKMRVSWSEFFDMLRKGKFDHHYKDFLDYYRLMVDLKFLPNSPTLFNAGTMLGQLSACFVLPIEDSLESIMRAATEAAMIFKSGGGVGINYSKLRPQGDIVRSTGGQASGPVSFMRIIDVITDVVKQGGRRRGANMGILEIWHPDIIKFIEAKAKPGNLENFNLSVMITEDFWKYYEEGKDYPLINPRNGEVWGTVDPREVFRKIAEMAWRTGDPGVLFADNINKRNILREYLGEIKSTNPCGEEPLYPYESCNLGSMNLYAYVRRENGLVTFDWDEYSKDIRKALRFLDNIIDVNKFPILEIEKMTKKTRKVGLGLMGLADALFALGIPYNSEEGFSFMRKAAEYLTYFAMLESVERAKERGSFPLFPKSGYVRGEMPVEGFYHPEIWNLDWDLLREQIMKNGIRNAEVTTIAPTGSISMIAEVSSGIEPQFALVFEKRVTVGSFFYVDVEFERQLKENGLYSEKILKDIAENGGSLYGIEAPEGKEDVIERMKRVFLVAYDIPWWDHIRAEAEISRWICAAVSKTINMPNWVSVSDIEKAYLFAHRLGLKGITVYRDGSKSAQVLITPTQRRGEYVSFIENETLKMMVSLGIELPQLRKAKVEEKPQAQPVFKPPTQPNHVETCPECGSTRLVYREDCVTCLDCGWSACVVT, encoded by the coding sequence ATGAGGGTAACGAAGGTAGTCAAAAGAGATGGTAGAGTCGTTGAATTCGATTCCTCTAGGATTAGGAGAGCAATTGAAATGGCTATGCGTGAAGTCGGGAAATTCGATGAGGCTATTTTGGATAAGGTCGTTAAATACGTCCTAGATGTAATAGACAATACTTTCAGTGATGAGAGGCCTCCGCATGTTGAGGAGATTCAGGATATAGTGGAGCTCGCTTTAATGAAATACGATCTATTCGAGGTAGCTAAAGCTTACATAGTCTACAGGAAGGAGAGGGAGAAGATAAGGAAGGAGAAGATGGCAATTCTAGGGAAGGATTACGTAGATGATGTAGATAAGAGGCTTTCTCTGAATGCTGTAAGGCTTTTAGCTACTAGATACTTACAGAAGGGGCCCGATGGGAAGTTCTTAGAGGACCCCAAGGGATTATTCATAAGGATAGCCTCATTAGTCGTCATACCCGATATCCTCTACGATCCATTGGTCTTCGATAAGGAGGGCAAGCAAGAAGTTCATCCAACTGAGTACTTCAATCCCGAGGAGTGGGCTGGGAAAGTAGGACTCGGGGGAGGGGATCCCGAGAATCATTTAGCTCCCCCCTTCGTTTGGAATGCCCATCACTTAGAGAGGATGAAAGCTCTCTATGACGAGCTAAACTCACAGGGTAAGATGAGAGTGAGTTGGTCCGAATTCTTCGATATGCTGAGGAAAGGGAAGTTCGATCACCACTATAAAGACTTCTTAGATTATTATAGGCTCATGGTAGATCTCAAGTTCTTACCGAATTCACCCACCCTCTTCAACGCTGGAACTATGCTGGGGCAACTCTCAGCATGCTTCGTCCTCCCGATAGAGGACTCTCTAGAGTCGATAATGAGGGCAGCGACTGAAGCGGCTATGATATTCAAATCCGGAGGGGGGGTGGGGATAAACTACTCGAAGCTCAGGCCCCAAGGGGATATAGTGAGATCTACGGGAGGTCAAGCATCGGGACCAGTCAGTTTCATGAGGATAATAGACGTGATAACGGATGTCGTGAAGCAGGGAGGGAGGAGGAGAGGGGCTAACATGGGGATACTTGAGATATGGCATCCGGACATAATTAAGTTCATAGAGGCGAAAGCTAAGCCGGGGAACCTTGAGAACTTCAACTTATCCGTCATGATAACGGAGGACTTCTGGAAGTATTATGAGGAGGGGAAGGATTACCCTCTGATAAACCCCAGGAACGGGGAGGTTTGGGGTACTGTAGATCCTAGGGAGGTCTTCAGGAAGATAGCTGAGATGGCATGGAGAACTGGAGATCCGGGAGTCCTCTTCGCTGATAATATAAATAAGAGGAATATATTGAGGGAGTACTTAGGGGAAATAAAGTCCACGAACCCCTGCGGGGAGGAGCCACTTTATCCTTATGAGTCGTGCAACTTGGGGAGCATGAACCTATACGCTTACGTAAGGAGGGAGAATGGTTTAGTTACTTTCGATTGGGATGAATATTCCAAAGATATTAGGAAGGCACTGCGCTTCTTAGATAACATAATCGATGTAAATAAGTTCCCAATACTTGAGATAGAGAAGATGACTAAGAAGACTAGGAAAGTAGGGCTCGGGTTAATGGGTCTGGCGGATGCTCTCTTCGCATTAGGGATCCCGTACAATAGTGAGGAGGGCTTCAGCTTCATGAGGAAAGCTGCTGAGTACTTAACATACTTCGCTATGTTGGAGAGCGTGGAGAGAGCTAAGGAGAGAGGGAGCTTCCCTCTCTTCCCGAAATCTGGTTATGTGAGGGGAGAGATGCCAGTAGAGGGGTTCTACCATCCCGAGATATGGAACTTGGATTGGGATCTCTTAAGGGAGCAGATAATGAAGAACGGCATAAGGAATGCCGAAGTAACTACTATAGCTCCAACTGGCTCAATTTCAATGATAGCTGAAGTATCCTCAGGGATAGAGCCCCAATTCGCTCTAGTGTTTGAGAAGAGAGTGACCGTGGGCTCCTTCTTCTACGTGGACGTGGAGTTCGAGAGGCAGCTCAAGGAGAATGGTCTGTACAGTGAGAAGATCTTGAAAGATATAGCTGAGAATGGAGGATCTCTATATGGCATAGAAGCTCCGGAGGGAAAGGAAGATGTAATCGAGAGGATGAAGCGTGTCTTCTTAGTCGCTTACGATATCCCCTGGTGGGATCACATAAGGGCTGAAGCTGAGATATCGAGATGGATATGCGCAGCTGTGAGTAAGACGATAAACATGCCCAATTGGGTCTCTGTCTCCGATATAGAGAAGGCATACCTCTTCGCGCACAGGCTGGGGTTGAAGGGGATAACTGTATACAGGGATGGCTCTAAATCAGCTCAAGTACTTATAACTCCTACGCAGAGGAGAGGGGAGTACGTGAGCTTTATAGAGAATGAGACACTCAAGATGATGGTATCCTTAGGAATAGAACTTCCTCAATTGAGGAAGGCCAAAGTCGAGGAGAAACCACAAGCTCAGCCTGTCTTCAAGCCTCCAACTCAGCCTAATCACGTAGAGACTTGCCCGGAGTGCGGCAGCACTAGGTTAGTTTACAGGGAGGATTGTGTCACCTGTCTCGACTGCGGTTGGTCGGCTTGCGTGGTGACTTAA
- a CDS encoding VTT domain-containing protein, whose translation MEGTVHWMIEVVKEWVRELGALGIFLGVMLETLITIIPSPLVPMIAGFSLIPGGSGMMEALYISTLLIGVIGSLAATLGALLHYLIGLYGGRALIDRYGKYLGTNSSELDEILMKISGKNEIISIFILRSVPVFPLSVVSLGAGMMGMRILPYTLATLGGTFLRYSFLGMLGFMVGEAYEEVSSWIDSVENLLIFASVTIVLLYLGIKRVKGDDSGVLRKGLPQGDRREAEENRGERGN comes from the coding sequence GTGGAGGGCACGGTTCATTGGATGATAGAAGTAGTTAAGGAGTGGGTTAGGGAATTAGGAGCCTTAGGTATATTCCTAGGGGTTATGTTAGAGACGCTGATAACGATAATACCATCGCCCCTCGTCCCGATGATAGCGGGTTTCTCCCTCATACCGGGTGGTTCGGGAATGATGGAAGCTCTCTACATTTCAACTCTTTTAATAGGTGTAATTGGGAGCCTGGCAGCCACATTAGGGGCTCTGCTGCACTATCTCATAGGCCTATATGGCGGGAGGGCGCTCATCGACAGATATGGGAAGTATCTGGGGACGAATTCCAGTGAGTTAGATGAGATACTCATGAAGATATCCGGGAAAAATGAGATTATCTCGATTTTCATCCTGAGATCAGTTCCTGTATTTCCCCTATCGGTCGTCTCCCTCGGAGCGGGCATGATGGGGATGAGGATCCTCCCCTACACTTTGGCTACTCTTGGCGGGACCTTCTTGAGGTACTCATTCCTCGGAATGCTCGGCTTCATGGTCGGGGAGGCTTATGAGGAGGTATCCTCCTGGATAGACAGCGTGGAGAATCTCTTAATATTTGCCTCCGTAACGATAGTCCTGCTATACCTAGGGATCAAGAGGGTGAAGGGGGATGACTCCGGAGTTCTTAGGAAGGGTCTTCCTCAAGGAGATAGGAGGGAAGCTGAGGAGAATCGAGGTGAGAGAGGTAACTGA
- a CDS encoding aspartate kinase: protein MVGKRVVVKLGGSVLSSPEDFMRAAEITKRDFEAGNEILLVVSAMKGQTDQLIEVARKVGASGEILDAIAGLGEVLSARLMASALNSIGVPSVAIDPCSPIWPIYTDSSFGDADPDIPTTCGAAISNIEHMLGKCVPVVCGYVGKTRDGKLTTLGRGGSDTTAVILARCLRADEVVLVKDSGGIMSADPKIAGNAHKLSNLSAEEALTLSMGGAKVLHHKAVRYLSPTVRMRVLSIDGGSFVRGGTIISGHIPELKVEVHEKPVSMVTLIVDGDLDGLDLRPLSESKLDKAVILYLDEPPEEVVKKVHPLVERGVVKAISVKKDLAMIKVWGGAIEDVPGVISKISDPLASMGINIHGLQTVHNKIAVFVDWKNREVAASELEAALG from the coding sequence ATGGTGGGAAAGAGGGTAGTGGTCAAGCTCGGAGGATCCGTGCTCTCCTCCCCAGAGGATTTCATGAGGGCCGCTGAGATCACTAAGCGGGACTTCGAGGCTGGGAATGAGATATTGCTAGTGGTCTCAGCTATGAAGGGTCAGACTGATCAGTTAATAGAGGTGGCGAGGAAAGTCGGGGCCTCGGGAGAGATTTTAGATGCTATAGCGGGACTAGGGGAGGTGCTCTCAGCTAGGCTGATGGCCTCAGCTCTGAACTCGATAGGGGTCCCATCAGTAGCTATAGATCCCTGCTCCCCGATATGGCCTATCTACACAGATAGCAGTTTCGGGGACGCGGATCCCGACATTCCAACTACATGCGGTGCAGCTATCTCGAACATCGAGCACATGTTGGGTAAGTGTGTGCCAGTAGTTTGCGGCTACGTCGGTAAGACGAGGGATGGGAAGTTGACGACTCTGGGAAGAGGGGGAAGCGATACAACCGCTGTTATACTAGCCAGATGCCTAAGGGCGGATGAGGTAGTCCTAGTGAAGGACTCGGGTGGCATAATGAGCGCAGACCCCAAGATAGCAGGGAATGCCCATAAATTGAGCAACTTAAGCGCTGAAGAGGCTTTGACGCTCTCTATGGGAGGAGCTAAAGTTTTGCATCACAAAGCGGTGAGGTATCTCTCCCCAACGGTTAGGATGAGGGTCCTCTCGATAGACGGCGGAAGCTTCGTCAGGGGAGGGACGATAATAAGCGGTCATATACCCGAGCTGAAAGTCGAGGTTCATGAGAAGCCGGTGAGCATGGTAACGCTGATCGTGGATGGGGATCTTGATGGTCTAGACCTCAGGCCTCTATCCGAGAGCAAGCTGGACAAAGCGGTCATACTTTACTTAGACGAGCCTCCGGAGGAAGTCGTCAAGAAGGTGCACCCGCTCGTCGAGAGAGGAGTAGTGAAAGCTATTTCCGTAAAGAAGGATCTAGCGATGATAAAGGTATGGGGAGGAGCTATAGAAGATGTCCCAGGAGTCATAAGTAAGATATCAGACCCTCTCGCATCGATGGGAATAAATATACACGGTCTGCAGACGGTCCATAATAAGATAGCGGTCTTCGTCGATTGGAAGAACAGGGAAGTTGCTGCTTCCGAATTAGAGGCGGCTTTGGGGTGA
- a CDS encoding helix-turn-helix domain-containing protein codes for MYERIKIYRAKKLIDALSSESKLKILRRLLESPASATDLANEFGLTLPAITLHLKDLEEAGLIKTVEVRRGKGRPAKLYALTSKRISINIHLNELLGLPEEDLDSLAQEYVKRKIESGFSGISVTDIMETLLVDRATAAAISERLQSDPLPILEALGKKILESFEDRTTVTELTKKLRSDRYWILRALRNLEEMGLVKVKEGTVVRGEGSGGHGSLDDRSS; via the coding sequence TTGTACGAGAGGATCAAGATCTATAGGGCTAAGAAGTTGATCGATGCTTTAAGTAGTGAGAGCAAACTGAAGATCTTGAGGAGGTTATTGGAGAGTCCCGCATCAGCCACAGATTTAGCTAATGAGTTCGGTTTAACTCTCCCAGCGATAACACTACATTTGAAGGACCTAGAGGAAGCTGGCCTCATAAAGACAGTTGAAGTGAGGAGGGGGAAGGGGAGGCCCGCTAAACTCTACGCATTGACCAGCAAGAGGATCAGCATAAATATACACCTTAATGAGCTCTTAGGCCTCCCTGAGGAGGATCTGGATTCCTTAGCGCAGGAATACGTTAAGAGGAAGATCGAAAGTGGTTTCAGCGGGATAAGTGTAACGGACATAATGGAGACACTCCTAGTCGATAGAGCGACTGCAGCTGCTATAAGCGAGAGGCTCCAGTCAGACCCCCTCCCGATACTAGAGGCCTTAGGTAAGAAGATACTCGAGAGCTTCGAGGATAGGACTACTGTCACAGAGTTAACGAAGAAGCTGAGATCCGATAGATATTGGATCTTGAGGGCCCTCAGGAACCTCGAGGAGATGGGCTTAGTCAAGGTTAAGGAAGGTACTGTAGTGAGGGGTGAGGGGAGTGGAGGGCACGGTTCATTGGATGATAGAAGTAGTTAA
- a CDS encoding cob(I)yrinic acid a,c-diamide adenosyltransferase, with protein sequence MIHLYTGNGKGKTTAAFGLAMRNAGWGGKVLVIQFLKGLPSGEVISASKVGIEVRQYGTGKFIRGYVDEKEYEIAKKALEDSREALRSGNYTLVVLDEVCVAVHLGVIKEDDVLSILNERALSTEVVLTGRYAPKSFYDSSDYITEFLDIKHPYTKGIAARKGIEF encoded by the coding sequence ATGATCCACCTTTATACAGGCAATGGGAAGGGGAAGACTACGGCTGCTTTCGGATTGGCTATGAGGAATGCGGGATGGGGAGGGAAGGTCCTAGTAATACAGTTCTTGAAGGGCCTGCCTAGTGGTGAAGTGATCTCTGCATCTAAAGTCGGGATAGAGGTGAGGCAGTATGGGACGGGTAAGTTCATCAGAGGATACGTGGATGAGAAGGAATATGAGATAGCTAAGAAGGCGCTTGAGGACTCGAGAGAGGCCCTGAGATCCGGAAATTATACTCTGGTCGTGCTTGATGAAGTGTGCGTAGCCGTCCATCTGGGGGTTATCAAAGAGGATGATGTCTTAAGTATTTTGAATGAGAGAGCCCTCTCGACGGAGGTCGTGCTCACTGGGAGGTACGCTCCGAAATCCTTCTATGATTCATCTGATTATATCACTGAGTTCTTAGATATTAAACATCCATATACTAAGGGGATTGCAGCCAGGAAAGGGATAGAGTTTTAA